One part of the Streptomyces sp. NBC_00286 genome encodes these proteins:
- the efeB gene encoding iron uptake transporter deferrochelatase/peroxidase subunit, with the protein MAEQSTPETSPKGVISRRRLLGTAGATGLALGAAGGAAGYVAAPSEDQAVPLSSVGADEVMFHGKHQPGITTALQARGHLVAFDLAGSTGRREAAALLRRWSATAQRLMAGEAAGSEDTAVARDAGPSSLTVTFGFGHSFFSRTGLEKQRPVALDPLPDFSSDQLDKARSDGDLWVQIGANDALVAFHALRAIQKDAGSAARVRWQMNGFNRSPGATAQPMTARNLMGQIDGTRNPKPSEADFDQRIFVPDAGEPAWMAGGSYAVVRRIRMLLDDWEKLPLKDQEDVIGRRKSDGAPLTGGTETTEPELEKTDASGKLIIPINAHARITRPDQNGGAAILRRPFSFHDGFDEDGVPDAGLLFVCWQADPLRGFVPVQRKLDRGDALSTFIRHEASGLFAVPGGAAKGEYVGQRLLEG; encoded by the coding sequence ATGGCTGAACAATCCACTCCGGAGACCTCTCCCAAGGGGGTCATTTCGCGGCGGCGGCTGCTCGGTACCGCCGGTGCCACGGGGCTCGCGCTCGGTGCGGCGGGCGGGGCCGCCGGTTACGTCGCGGCTCCCTCCGAAGATCAGGCCGTGCCGCTCAGCTCGGTCGGCGCGGACGAGGTGATGTTTCACGGGAAACATCAGCCGGGCATCACCACCGCCCTCCAGGCACGCGGCCACCTCGTCGCCTTCGATCTGGCGGGGAGTACGGGCCGCAGGGAGGCGGCCGCGCTGCTGCGCCGCTGGTCCGCCACGGCCCAGCGGCTGATGGCGGGCGAAGCGGCCGGCAGCGAGGACACGGCCGTCGCACGTGACGCGGGCCCCTCGTCCCTGACCGTCACCTTCGGCTTCGGGCACAGCTTCTTCTCCCGTACGGGACTGGAGAAGCAGCGCCCCGTCGCCCTCGACCCGCTGCCCGACTTCTCCTCGGACCAGCTCGACAAGGCGCGCAGCGACGGCGACCTGTGGGTGCAGATCGGCGCGAACGACGCTCTTGTCGCCTTCCATGCCCTGCGCGCGATCCAGAAGGACGCCGGTTCGGCGGCCCGGGTCCGCTGGCAGATGAACGGCTTCAACCGCTCGCCGGGCGCCACCGCTCAGCCGATGACGGCCCGCAACCTGATGGGACAGATCGACGGCACACGCAATCCGAAGCCGTCCGAAGCAGACTTCGACCAGCGGATCTTCGTACCCGATGCGGGCGAGCCCGCATGGATGGCCGGGGGCTCCTACGCCGTCGTACGCCGTATCCGCATGCTCCTCGACGACTGGGAGAAGCTCCCGCTCAAGGACCAGGAGGACGTCATCGGGCGGCGCAAATCGGACGGGGCACCGCTGACCGGCGGCACCGAGACCACGGAGCCCGAGCTGGAGAAGACGGACGCCTCCGGCAAGCTCATCATCCCGATCAACGCGCACGCACGCATCACGCGGCCCGACCAGAACGGCGGCGCCGCCATACTGCGCCGGCCGTTCTCCTTCCACGACGGCTTCGACGAGGACGGCGTACCGGACGCGGGTCTGCTCTTCGTCTGCTGGCAGGCCGACCCGCTGCGCGGCTTCGTACCGGTGCAGCGCAAGCTCGACCGGGGAGACGCGCTGTCGACGTTCATCCGGCACGAGGCGAGCGGACTGTTCGCGGTGCCGGGCGGGGCGGCGAAGGGGGAGTACGTGGGGCAGCGGTTGCTGGAGGGGTGA
- a CDS encoding copper resistance CopC/CopD family protein, translated as MRQAIAPRARILLLLLLAVTGALFAQAAPASAHAALTGSDPQQGAVVEQAPSQVSLTFSEKVAMSDGSVRVLDPKGKQVDEGKTTELGSNTYAVNLHEGLPNGTFTVVYQVVSADSHPVSGAFTFSVGAPSKTSVALSDQEAGGGVVGGLYGFARYVAYAGFTLFVGGAAFVLACWQRGAGVRPVQRLVVSGWIALTAATLAMLLLRGSYTGSGKVGDIFDLSLLSQVLETKTGAALVSRLLLLAAGALFIAVLFGAFEKRDDEKERQDLTFGLAVGGFVVAAGLAATWALAEHASTGIQTGIAMPVDVLHLLAVAAWLGGLSALLVALYRAPSIEASAVRRFSTVAFGSVAVLAATGIYQSWRQLGSWSALTGTSYGQLLLVKIGLVAVLVGIAWLSRRWTARLTSAPEAMQEGDDSEEPEEVEERTDEKELAAAQVGGGDRKRAAQLARQRAAVATAREKRARDADPRRSGLRRSVLAEAGVAVVVLAVTTALTSAEPGRTVEDAKAATAAASQPESAALSLEMPFDTGGQDGKGIARLELDPARVGGNDMHVYVERPNGRAFDIPEVKVALTLEEKDIGPLPVVPDRIATGHWTATGVQIPMTGNWNIEVTVRTSDIDQVTVDKNAQIG; from the coding sequence GTGAGGCAGGCCATCGCTCCCCGCGCACGGATCCTGTTGTTGCTGCTCCTCGCCGTCACCGGCGCGCTGTTCGCCCAGGCCGCGCCCGCCTCGGCGCACGCCGCACTGACCGGGAGCGACCCGCAGCAGGGAGCGGTGGTCGAGCAGGCGCCCTCCCAGGTGTCGCTGACCTTCTCCGAGAAGGTTGCGATGTCCGACGGCTCGGTGCGTGTCCTGGATCCGAAGGGCAAGCAGGTCGACGAGGGCAAGACCACCGAGCTGGGCAGCAACACGTACGCCGTGAATCTGCACGAAGGCCTGCCCAACGGCACGTTCACCGTCGTCTACCAGGTCGTTTCGGCGGACAGCCACCCCGTCTCGGGGGCCTTCACCTTCTCCGTGGGCGCGCCCTCGAAGACCTCCGTCGCGCTGTCCGACCAGGAGGCGGGCGGCGGAGTCGTGGGCGGGCTCTACGGTTTCGCGCGCTATGTGGCGTACGCGGGATTCACCCTCTTCGTCGGCGGTGCGGCCTTCGTACTCGCCTGCTGGCAGCGCGGCGCCGGTGTGCGTCCGGTGCAGCGCCTCGTGGTCTCCGGGTGGATCGCGCTCACCGCGGCCACGCTCGCCATGCTGCTGCTGCGCGGCTCGTACACCGGCTCGGGGAAGGTCGGGGACATCTTCGACCTGAGTCTGCTCAGCCAGGTGCTGGAGACCAAGACGGGTGCGGCGCTGGTCTCGCGGCTGCTGCTGCTCGCCGCGGGCGCGCTGTTCATCGCCGTACTCTTCGGGGCCTTTGAGAAGCGCGATGACGAGAAGGAGAGGCAGGACCTCACCTTCGGGCTGGCCGTCGGCGGGTTCGTGGTGGCGGCGGGTCTGGCCGCGACCTGGGCGCTGGCCGAGCATGCCTCGACCGGCATCCAGACCGGGATCGCGATGCCCGTCGACGTCCTGCATCTGCTGGCCGTCGCCGCCTGGCTGGGCGGCCTGTCGGCACTGCTGGTAGCGCTCTACCGCGCCCCGTCCATCGAGGCGTCCGCCGTACGCCGCTTCTCCACCGTCGCGTTCGGCAGCGTGGCCGTCCTCGCCGCGACCGGGATCTACCAGTCGTGGCGTCAGCTCGGCTCCTGGTCGGCGCTCACCGGTACGTCGTACGGGCAGCTCCTGCTCGTCAAGATCGGACTGGTGGCCGTACTCGTCGGCATCGCGTGGCTCTCCCGGCGCTGGACCGCCCGGCTGACGTCGGCACCGGAAGCCATGCAGGAGGGCGACGACTCAGAAGAGCCGGAAGAGGTGGAGGAGCGTACGGACGAGAAGGAGCTGGCCGCCGCGCAGGTGGGTGGCGGCGACCGCAAGCGTGCGGCCCAACTGGCCCGGCAGCGGGCCGCCGTGGCCACCGCCCGCGAGAAGCGCGCCCGCGACGCCGACCCGCGACGCTCGGGCCTACGCCGCTCGGTGCTCGCCGAGGCGGGTGTCGCCGTGGTCGTGCTCGCCGTGACCACCGCGCTGACCTCCGCCGAACCCGGTCGCACGGTCGAGGACGCCAAGGCCGCCACCGCCGCCGCCTCGCAGCCGGAGAGCGCGGCACTGTCCCTGGAGATGCCGTTCGACACGGGCGGCCAGGACGGCAAGGGCATCGCACGGCTTGAACTCGACCCGGCTCGTGTCGGCGGCAACGACATGCATGTCTACGTGGAGCGGCCCAACGGCAGGGCCTTCGACATCCCCGAGGTCAAGGTCGCCCTCACCCTCGAGGAAAAGGACATCGGGCCCCTGCCCGTGGTCCCCGACCGCATCGCCACCGGGCACTGGACGGCGACCGGGGTGCAGATCCCCATGACGGGCAACTGGAACATCGAGGTCACCGTCCGGACCTCCGACATCGACCAGGTGACCGTCGACAAGAACGCGCAGATCGGCTGA
- a CDS encoding copper chaperone PCu(A)C, with amino-acid sequence MRRPVAPTLVIAGCLALAGCGGSADGADAAPDLSVRVAYMPQPVTDSLAAGYLTVVNESDSSDDLVSATSDIAGDVTVHQTSGQQMKEAGPLEIPAGGRLVLESGGNHLMFEKLKHRPKEGETVSVKLRFTKTDPITVEMPVKSATYQPTSAQSSSTSHH; translated from the coding sequence GTGAGGCGTCCCGTCGCGCCGACCCTCGTCATAGCGGGCTGTCTCGCCCTCGCGGGCTGCGGCGGCTCGGCCGACGGCGCCGACGCGGCGCCCGACCTGTCGGTCCGGGTCGCCTACATGCCCCAGCCGGTCACGGACTCGCTGGCTGCCGGTTACCTGACCGTCGTCAACGAGAGCGACAGCTCCGACGACCTCGTCTCCGCTACCAGCGACATCGCCGGGGACGTCACCGTTCACCAGACGTCCGGCCAGCAGATGAAGGAGGCCGGCCCGCTGGAGATCCCCGCGGGCGGCCGGCTCGTCCTCGAGAGCGGCGGCAACCACCTGATGTTCGAGAAGCTGAAGCACAGGCCCAAGGAGGGCGAGACGGTGTCCGTGAAGCTGCGCTTCACCAAGACCGACCCGATCACGGTCGAGATGCCGGTGAAGTCCGCCACGTACCAACCGACGTCCGCGCAGTCCTCGTCGACGTCGCACCACTGA
- a CDS encoding SCO family protein — protein sequence MRKKTFAAALAATAALTLTACGSSDNSSSSPVAEVSAETGTEKAATVLDKPFEKPDLVLTDTQGKSYDLREATKGQPTLIYFGYTNCPDVCPLTMNNIAVAKKQLPKAEQDKLRIVFVTTDPERDTPAELGKWLKGIDPAAVGLTGSFSTIQAGARQLGISINPPTKDKSGKVVSEHGTQVVAFSPKTDAGYVLYGEDATVDDYTKDLPKLIKGQTP from the coding sequence ATGCGCAAGAAGACGTTCGCCGCCGCCCTGGCCGCCACGGCCGCACTGACCCTGACCGCCTGCGGCAGCAGCGACAACAGCAGCAGCTCGCCCGTCGCCGAGGTGTCCGCCGAGACTGGCACCGAGAAGGCCGCGACGGTCCTCGACAAACCCTTCGAGAAGCCGGACCTCGTCCTCACCGACACGCAGGGCAAGTCGTACGACCTCCGCGAGGCGACCAAGGGACAGCCGACGCTGATCTACTTCGGCTACACCAACTGCCCCGACGTCTGCCCGCTGACGATGAACAACATCGCCGTCGCCAAGAAGCAGCTGCCCAAGGCCGAGCAGGACAAGCTCCGCATCGTGTTCGTCACCACCGACCCGGAGCGGGACACGCCCGCCGAGCTCGGCAAGTGGCTCAAGGGCATCGACCCCGCCGCCGTGGGCCTGACCGGCTCCTTCTCCACCATCCAGGCGGGCGCCCGGCAACTCGGCATCTCCATCAACCCGCCCACGAAGGACAAGAGCGGCAAGGTCGTCTCGGAGCACGGCACCCAGGTCGTCGCGTTCTCGCCGAAGACCGACGCCGGCTATGTGCTGTACGGGGAGGACGCCACCGTCGACGACTACACCAAGGACCTGCCCAAGCTGATCAAGGGGCAGACACCGTGA
- a CDS encoding YcnI family copper-binding membrane protein produces MKASRIAAAGAVAASAVLVLSAPAFAHVSVNPEGTAAKGGYATVNFKVPNERDNASTTKLEVTFPTEHPLASVMPAPVDGWKVEVTKSKLAKPVELHGEKINEAVSKVTWTADGKGIEPGYFQQFPVSMGALPENADELVFKALQTYSNKEVVRWIEVPQEGQEEPESPAPVLALSAAEDGHHGSSASDSGSSEGEDAEAASNETTGDAAASSSDTSDTTARVLGIVGIVVGAAGVAYGVLAGRRRSDA; encoded by the coding sequence ATGAAGGCTTCCCGTATCGCCGCCGCCGGTGCCGTCGCCGCCTCGGCCGTCCTCGTTCTGTCCGCCCCCGCCTTCGCGCACGTCAGCGTGAACCCGGAGGGCACGGCCGCCAAGGGCGGCTACGCGACGGTCAACTTCAAGGTGCCGAACGAGCGCGACAACGCCTCGACCACCAAGCTCGAAGTGACCTTCCCGACCGAGCACCCGCTCGCCTCGGTCATGCCGGCGCCCGTCGACGGCTGGAAGGTCGAGGTCACCAAGTCCAAGCTCGCCAAGCCCGTCGAACTGCACGGCGAGAAGATCAACGAGGCCGTCAGCAAGGTCACCTGGACCGCAGACGGCAAGGGCATCGAGCCCGGCTACTTCCAGCAGTTCCCGGTGTCCATGGGTGCACTGCCCGAGAACGCCGATGAGCTGGTGTTCAAGGCGCTCCAGACCTACTCCAACAAGGAGGTCGTGCGCTGGATCGAGGTACCGCAGGAGGGCCAGGAAGAGCCCGAGAGCCCGGCGCCGGTGCTCGCGCTGTCCGCCGCCGAGGACGGCCACCACGGTTCGTCGGCGTCCGACAGCGGATCCAGCGAGGGCGAAGACGCTGAGGCCGCCTCCAACGAGACGACTGGGGACGCCGCCGCCTCTTCCTCCGACACCAGCGACACCACGGCCCGCGTTCTGGGCATCGTGGGAATCGTCGTCGGCGCGGCGGGCGTGGCGTACGGCGTTCTGGCCGGTCGCCGGCGTTCCGACGCCTGA
- a CDS encoding ATP-binding protein: MSIWWSLHLRREAASVPLARRLLMGTMETAGVDPDISYDLSVALSEACANAVEHGGESSEGQQAEAFRVTAYLDGEKCRIEVADSGPGFPSARRRAPLRPAPSDAEHGRGLCLIEELADHVQIGNKPGRGGAVVSFDKILKWRKDAPLVAV, translated from the coding sequence ATGAGCATCTGGTGGTCCCTCCATCTCCGGCGCGAAGCCGCGAGCGTCCCCCTCGCCCGACGCCTCCTGATGGGCACGATGGAGACCGCGGGGGTGGATCCGGATATCTCGTACGACCTCTCCGTCGCCCTGAGCGAAGCCTGCGCCAATGCCGTCGAGCACGGAGGTGAATCCTCCGAAGGACAGCAGGCCGAGGCCTTCCGGGTCACCGCCTACCTTGACGGCGAGAAGTGCCGCATCGAAGTGGCCGACTCCGGCCCCGGCTTCCCCTCCGCACGCAGGCGCGCTCCGCTCCGGCCCGCGCCCAGCGATGCCGAGCACGGCCGAGGCCTCTGCCTGATCGAGGAGCTCGCCGACCACGTCCAGATCGGCAACAAGCCGGGCCGGGGCGGCGCGGTCGTCAGCTTCGACAAGATTCTCAAGTGGAGGAAGGACGCTCCGCTGGTGGCGGTGTAG
- a CDS encoding polysaccharide deacetylase family protein, whose amino-acid sequence MRTRTLLPSFLLLGALSFTAACTSGSDSSSGTGSAGGRPGSTPAPSPVRTVDPSKIKGLEMVSDSSEHSSCSFATSYPDVPGAEAMTAAMKKDVEGRLAGFRSGVCEGGSDAAEGRELNISHHFLAASGDVLGVRLSTQDHSGVGSGLSTRTYWYDGKAGAYRTALGLVTESSRDAFVGALKDQLKGREGFDPDLFDATLSEDSITAALDDMAFTADGGLRVTFDRSEVGVAPAGTFIVALPKQTVTPWLSDFGKRVQRQTTKPSRSLDLGAAHVPEPAVPTHTTPGDDDTDCKKVKCIALTFDDGPAAPETGTLLGYLAQYKARATFFTTGQNVAAHPELVRAEAKAGHEVGNHSWNHPDLTNLTTEQIASQLNRTSNAIKAATGKAPTCFRPPYGAMNAQVKAATTLSPVMWDVDTEDWKYRNAAKVARTVIDTTQRNDVVLMHDIYPTSVAAVPQILRTLTAQGYHFVTISHLRATL is encoded by the coding sequence ATGCGCACTCGCACTCTGCTGCCCTCGTTTCTGCTGCTCGGCGCCCTCTCCTTCACGGCGGCCTGCACGTCCGGGTCGGACAGCTCCTCGGGTACGGGATCCGCCGGCGGGCGGCCCGGATCCACCCCCGCCCCCTCGCCGGTCCGCACCGTCGATCCGTCGAAGATCAAAGGTCTGGAGATGGTCAGCGACAGCAGCGAGCACAGTTCCTGCTCCTTCGCGACGAGCTATCCGGACGTGCCCGGTGCGGAGGCGATGACGGCCGCGATGAAGAAGGACGTGGAGGGGCGCCTGGCCGGCTTCCGCTCGGGGGTGTGCGAGGGCGGCTCGGACGCCGCGGAGGGCCGCGAGCTCAACATCAGCCATCACTTCCTGGCCGCCTCAGGCGACGTGCTCGGCGTCCGGCTCAGCACGCAGGACCACAGCGGCGTCGGGTCGGGCCTGTCGACGAGGACGTACTGGTACGACGGCAAGGCCGGCGCGTACCGAACGGCCCTCGGGCTTGTCACCGAAAGCTCCCGGGACGCCTTTGTCGGCGCCTTGAAGGATCAGCTCAAGGGCCGCGAAGGCTTCGACCCCGACCTCTTCGACGCCACGCTTTCCGAGGACTCCATCACGGCCGCCCTGGACGATATGGCCTTCACCGCCGACGGCGGACTGCGGGTGACCTTCGACCGCAGCGAGGTGGGCGTCGCACCCGCCGGGACCTTCATCGTGGCCTTGCCCAAACAGACGGTCACGCCCTGGCTGTCCGACTTCGGAAAGCGTGTCCAGCGGCAGACGACGAAGCCCAGCCGTTCGCTGGACCTTGGCGCGGCACACGTCCCCGAGCCTGCCGTCCCCACCCACACCACCCCCGGCGACGACGACACCGACTGCAAGAAGGTCAAGTGCATCGCGCTGACCTTCGACGACGGACCGGCTGCGCCAGAGACCGGGACCCTGCTGGGCTACCTCGCGCAGTACAAGGCGCGCGCCACCTTCTTCACCACCGGCCAGAACGTCGCCGCCCACCCCGAGCTGGTCCGCGCCGAAGCGAAAGCCGGACACGAGGTCGGCAACCACTCCTGGAACCACCCCGATCTCACCAACCTCACCACCGAGCAGATCGCCTCCCAGCTCAACCGCACCAGCAACGCCATCAAGGCAGCCACCGGCAAGGCTCCTACCTGCTTCCGCCCGCCCTACGGCGCGATGAACGCCCAGGTGAAGGCCGCGACCACGCTCTCGCCGGTGATGTGGGACGTGGACACCGAGGACTGGAAGTACCGCAACGCGGCCAAAGTCGCCCGGACCGTCATCGACACGACGCAGCGCAACGATGTCGTCCTGATGCACGACATCTACCCCACCTCGGTCGCCGCCGTCCCGCAGATCCTGCGCACGCTGACCGCTCAGGGCTATCACTTCGTCACCATCAGCCATCTGCGCGCCACCCTCTGA